Proteins encoded within one genomic window of Deinococcus depolymerans:
- a CDS encoding LacI family DNA-binding transcriptional regulator has protein sequence MNPGTRTTIDDIAREAGVSKGTVSRVLNGHPTVADRTRARVQAVMARLDYAPDPAARHLSWRTGQTLGLSLDRDDPLLHPYHVLLRRALESQTAPQGVQLVDLRADLTRMARLPSAVLVMHAVEGDPRPAYLRSRGVPCVLIGHQPGEFWVAPEDVGGARLATDHLIRAGHRQLAFLGHGDSQVAQDRERGCRDSARAAGLDVQAITSDFTVLGGYRAVRRAWETGTRFTGLFAQSDESAAGAVAALEDLGVDVPGQVSVVGFDGLPELPIRQTLTTVAQDIPRIAATALALVQDAISGQAPRGEFIPVQLIPGATVAPPPGGTP, from the coding sequence ATGAATCCAGGCACCCGCACCACCATCGACGACATCGCCCGCGAAGCCGGCGTCAGCAAGGGCACGGTCAGCCGCGTCCTGAACGGTCACCCGACCGTCGCCGACCGCACCCGCGCCCGCGTGCAGGCCGTCATGGCCCGCCTGGACTACGCCCCCGACCCCGCCGCGCGGCACCTCAGCTGGCGCACCGGCCAGACCCTCGGCCTGTCCCTCGACCGCGACGACCCCCTCCTGCACCCCTACCACGTCCTGCTGCGCCGCGCCCTGGAAAGCCAGACCGCCCCGCAGGGCGTGCAGCTCGTGGACCTGCGCGCCGACCTGACCCGCATGGCCCGCCTGCCCAGCGCCGTGCTGGTCATGCACGCCGTCGAGGGTGACCCCCGCCCCGCGTACCTGCGCTCACGCGGCGTGCCCTGCGTCCTGATCGGGCATCAACCCGGCGAGTTCTGGGTCGCGCCGGAAGACGTGGGCGGCGCCCGCCTCGCCACCGACCACCTGATCCGCGCCGGACACCGCCAGCTGGCCTTCCTGGGCCACGGCGACAGCCAGGTCGCCCAGGACCGCGAGCGCGGCTGCCGCGACAGCGCCCGCGCCGCCGGGCTGGACGTGCAGGCCATCACCAGCGACTTCACGGTCCTCGGCGGGTACCGCGCCGTCCGCCGCGCCTGGGAGACCGGCACGCGCTTCACCGGCCTGTTCGCCCAGAGCGACGAGAGCGCCGCCGGCGCCGTCGCCGCCCTCGAGGACCTGGGCGTGGACGTCCCCGGTCAGGTCAGCGTGGTGGGCTTCGACGGCCTGCCGGAACTGCCCATCCGACAGACACTCACCACCGTCGCGCAGGACATTCCCCGCATCGCCGCCACCGCCCTGGCCCTCGTGCAGGACGCCATCAGCGGCCAGGCCCCCAGAGGCGAATTCATTCCCGTGCAGCTCATTCCCGGCGCGACCGTCGCGCCGCCCCCCGGAGGCACCCCATGA
- a CDS encoding extracellular solute-binding protein, which yields MNAPRRTLLGLTLAACAALGSAHAQTTIKINGYGGTDPAVVGDLINRFVKPALAKDRITVVYEPLQGDYNKSLTTLLAAGNAGDVFYLPAETLDGFVATGKVLPLNGLVNTGPFIKSLNAAFTRGGRLYGVAKDFNTLTLVYNRSLFDEAGVKYPDGTDTWATLQTKLTTLKQKLGPDYAGICLQPNWDRFGAFAFATGWTQFDSKGRTNLADPRFAEAFNFYTGLARNKVGIQPSEVSEGWTGGCLKTGKVAVGIEGNWVVNFLRDNAPNLKFGTALMPKNPKTGQRGNFLYTVGWAINSGTKNRAASLKVLNILTSPQVQQYVLEQGLAIPSRTALTSNAYFRKTDPGAQNSRLVFDGADDGNVRAFTFGPQGADWSKPINEALAAVLSGQKSAADALKKAQADMNTFQKR from the coding sequence ATGAACGCACCCCGACGCACCCTGCTCGGCCTGACCCTCGCCGCCTGCGCCGCCCTGGGCAGCGCCCACGCGCAGACGACCATCAAGATCAACGGGTACGGCGGCACCGACCCCGCCGTGGTCGGCGACCTGATCAACCGCTTCGTGAAACCGGCCCTCGCCAAGGACCGCATCACGGTCGTGTACGAACCCCTGCAGGGCGACTACAACAAGTCCCTGACCACCCTGCTGGCCGCCGGGAACGCCGGGGACGTGTTCTACCTGCCGGCCGAGACGCTCGACGGCTTCGTCGCCACCGGCAAGGTCCTGCCACTGAACGGCCTCGTGAACACCGGCCCGTTCATCAAGAGCCTGAACGCGGCCTTCACGCGCGGCGGCCGCCTGTACGGCGTCGCCAAGGACTTCAACACCCTGACCCTGGTGTACAACCGCTCACTGTTCGACGAGGCCGGCGTGAAGTACCCCGACGGCACCGACACCTGGGCGACCCTGCAGACCAAACTGACGACCCTGAAGCAGAAACTCGGGCCGGACTACGCCGGGATCTGCCTGCAACCCAACTGGGACCGCTTCGGGGCCTTCGCGTTCGCGACCGGCTGGACGCAGTTCGACAGCAAGGGCCGCACCAACCTCGCCGACCCGCGCTTCGCGGAGGCGTTCAACTTCTACACCGGACTGGCCCGCAACAAGGTCGGCATCCAGCCCAGCGAGGTCAGCGAAGGCTGGACCGGCGGCTGCCTGAAAACCGGGAAGGTCGCCGTGGGCATCGAGGGCAACTGGGTCGTGAACTTCCTGCGCGACAACGCCCCCAACCTGAAGTTCGGCACGGCCCTGATGCCGAAGAACCCGAAGACCGGCCAGCGCGGCAACTTCCTGTACACCGTCGGCTGGGCCATCAACAGCGGCACGAAAAACCGCGCGGCGTCCCTGAAAGTCCTGAACATCCTGACCAGCCCGCAGGTGCAGCAGTACGTCCTGGAGCAGGGCCTCGCCATTCCCAGCCGCACCGCGCTGACCAGCAACGCGTACTTCAGGAAGACCGACCCCGGCGCGCAGAACAGCCGCCTCGTGTTCGACGGAGCCGACGACGGCAATGTCCGCGCCTTCACGTTCGGTCCGCAGGGTGCCGACTGGAGCAAACCCATCAACGAGGCGCTCGCCGCCGTCCTGAGCGGCCAGAAGAGCGCGGCCGACGCCCTGAAGAAGGCGCAGGCGGACATGAACACCTTCCAGAAGCGCTGA
- a CDS encoding XdhC/CoxI family protein: MNAAETRALLRALADAHARGQRAAIATVVGVRGSAYRREGTRMLVLDDGAQVCMLSGGCLEAEVVEVALEVIRSGQSALTHYDLSEDATWGLGIGCGGSVDVRVERVDPHDPVTAAWLSALQAGQAAALIVPLTGEGRALIGPDGPLLGDLPPALQAFAVPAALERLGSREPRAATLTAPDGTPVFVDISSPPPQLALYGAGHDAMPLAAQAHALGYDVHVIDPRGAYLTPGRFPGATLHALAPEDLAAFTPGARTHLIVMNHHLDRDRLCLRHALESGAAYVGVLGPRSRALDLLRTLAGEGVTFTDAQLARLRAPIGLRLGAEAPEEVALSILAELMAWRRGYDGSFLSGHAGRIHDVPTHPAAPTPA, from the coding sequence ATGAACGCCGCCGAAACCCGCGCCCTGCTGCGCGCCCTGGCCGACGCCCACGCCAGAGGCCAGCGCGCCGCCATCGCCACCGTCGTCGGCGTGCGCGGCAGCGCCTACCGCCGCGAAGGCACCCGCATGCTGGTCCTCGACGACGGCGCGCAGGTCTGCATGCTCTCCGGCGGCTGCCTGGAAGCCGAGGTCGTCGAGGTCGCCCTGGAAGTCATCCGCAGCGGCCAGAGCGCCCTGACCCACTACGACCTCTCCGAGGACGCCACCTGGGGCCTGGGGATCGGCTGCGGCGGCAGCGTCGACGTGCGCGTGGAACGCGTCGACCCGCACGACCCCGTCACCGCCGCGTGGCTCTCGGCGCTGCAGGCCGGTCAGGCCGCCGCCCTGATCGTGCCGCTGACCGGCGAGGGCCGCGCCCTGATCGGCCCGGACGGCCCGCTGCTGGGCGACCTGCCCCCCGCCCTGCAGGCCTTCGCCGTGCCCGCCGCCCTCGAACGCCTCGGCAGCCGCGAACCACGCGCCGCCACCCTGACCGCCCCGGACGGCACGCCCGTGTTCGTGGACATCAGCAGCCCCCCACCGCAGCTCGCGCTGTACGGCGCCGGGCACGACGCCATGCCGCTCGCCGCGCAGGCGCACGCGCTGGGCTACGACGTGCACGTGATCGACCCGCGCGGCGCGTACCTCACGCCCGGCCGCTTTCCCGGCGCGACCCTGCACGCCCTGGCCCCCGAGGACCTCGCGGCCTTCACGCCGGGCGCGCGCACCCACCTGATCGTCATGAACCACCACCTCGACCGCGACCGGCTCTGCCTGCGCCACGCCCTGGAATCCGGCGCGGCGTACGTGGGAGTCCTGGGACCACGCAGCCGCGCACTGGACCTGCTGCGCACCCTGGCAGGGGAGGGCGTGACCTTCACCGACGCGCAACTCGCGCGCCTGCGCGCGCCCATCGGCCTGCGCCTGGGTGCCGAGGCGCCCGAGGAGGTCGCGCTGAGCATCCTGGCGGAACTCATGGCGTGGCGCCGCGGGTACGACGGTTCGTTCCTCAGCGGACACGCGGGCCGCATCCACGACGTTCCCACCCACCCGGCCGCGCCCACACCCGCCTGA